The Pseudomonas multiresinivorans DNA window AGGACGCCGAGGCGCTGAACCAGAAGGAACGTGACCATGTGGTGGCCAACGGCAAGGCGCGCATCATCGCCCTGACGCCGGCCGAGCGAGATGCCTGGCGCGCCGCCATGCAGCCGCTGTGGAAGCAGTTCGAAGGCGAGATCGGCACCGATGTGCTGCGCGCCGCCCAGGTGGTGAACCGCAAGCACTGATCTGCGGCAGGCTTGTGGCGATCTCGCGGGATAGCCACAAGCCTTGCGGGTGTTTCTTCGCGCGCCAATACGGGAAAATAGGCCGGTTCTTGAAAAGGGAGCGGACGATGACCGCCAGCGAAGAGAAGTTCACCCGCCAGACCCTGGTGGAAGTGCAGACGCTCACCCCGAGCCTGTTCACACTGCGCACCACCCGCGACAGCGGCTACCGCTTCCGCGCCGGGCAGTTCGCCCGCCTGGGCGTGTACAAGCCCAGCGGCAGCATCGTCTGGCGCGCCTACTCGATGGTCTCCGCGCCCCACGACGACTTCCTCGAGTTCTTCTCCATCGTCGTTCCCGGCGGCGAGTTCACCAGCGAGCTCAGCCGACTGCGCGTGGGCGACCAATTGCTGGTGGACCGTCAGGCTTTCGGTTTTCTCACCATCGACCGCTTCCCCGATGGCCGCGATCTCTGGCTGCTGTCCACCGGCACCGGCCTGGCGCCTTTCCTGTCGATCCTGCAGGACTTCGAAGTGTGGGAGCGCTTCGAGACCATCAAGCTGGTCTATAGCGCTCGCGAGGAGAAGGAACTGGCCTACCGCGACCTGATCGCCAGCTTCGGCGCGATGGAGCACCTGGCCGAACATATCCACAAGCTGCAGTTCATCCCGGTGGTCACCCGCGAGCAGGTGCCCGGCTGCCTGAACGCGCGGATCACCACGCTGATCGAGAACGGCGAGCTGGAACGCGCCGCCGGGCTGGAACTCACCCCGGAACATTCGCGGGTGATGCTCTGCGGCAACCCGCAGATGATCGAGGACACCCGCGCCGTGCTGAAGGCCCGTGGCATGAGCCTGGCGCTGACGCGCAAGCCCGGCCAGATCGCCGTGGAAAACTATTGGTAAGTGTCGCTCGATAGATTTTGAAAAAATTGTCCGCTTAGGGCGCCCGGCCTTTGCCCTTAGGATAGGCGTCCGTTTCCCCTTTTTCGGACCTCGATGGACAGTCAAAGTACGAAGCCGACCCCGGTGCCTACCCCCGTAGAGCCCGTGATCGGCGAACCTCCCCCGGCACCCGCGCTCGCGGATGCTGCTTCCCGGCCTGCCATGGCGCGCACCCAGCGAGGTGAGTCGGCATGGAATGGCTGATGGACCCCACGGCCTGGCTTGGCCTGCTCACCCTGATCCTGCTCGAGCTGGTGCTCGGCATCGATAACCTGGTCTTCATCGCGATCCTCGCGGACAAGCTGCCACCGCACCTGCGCGACCGCGCGCGGCTGATCGGCCTGTCGCTGGCGCTGCTGATGCGCCTGGGCCTGCTGGCGAGCATTTCCTGGCTGGTCACGCTCACCGAGCCGTTGATCGAGGTGCTCGGCAAGAGCTTCTCCGGCCGCGACCTGATCATGCTGTTCGGCGGCCTGTTCCTGCTGTTCAAGGCGACCCTGGAGCTGCATGAGCGGCTGGAAGGCCGTGTGCACACTTCCAATGGCAAGCGCGTCTATGCCGCCTTCTGGCCGGTAGTGGCGCAGATCGTGGTGCTGGACGCGGTGTTCTCCCTCGACGCGGTGATCACCGCCGTGGGCATGGTCGACCAGCTGGAAGTGATGATGATCGCGGTCATCTTCTCCATCGGCCTGATGATGGTCGCCAGCAAGCCGCTGACGCGCTTCGTCAACGAACACCCGACAGTGATCATGCTGTGCCTGGGCTTCCTGTTGATGATCGGCTTCAACTTGACCGCCGAAGGCCTGGGCTTCCACATCCCGAAAGGCTACCTGTACGCCGCCATCGGTTTCAGCCTGCTGATCGAGATGGCCAACCAACTGGTGCGCTGGAAGCGCCAGAAGAGCCAGCGCGGTCAGCGCGGCCTGCGCCAGCGCACCGCCCACGCCGTGCTGCGCCTGATGGGCGGCAAGGTGGATGCCGACGAGGTGGGCGAGGAAATTGCCGACCTGGTGGGCCCGGACGATGGCACCGACGCGCCGTTCGACCGCCGCGAGCGGGTGATGATCAGCGGCGTGCTGGGGTTGGCCGAGCGTCCGGTGAAGGCCGTGA harbors:
- a CDS encoding TerC family protein produces the protein MEWLMDPTAWLGLLTLILLELVLGIDNLVFIAILADKLPPHLRDRARLIGLSLALLMRLGLLASISWLVTLTEPLIEVLGKSFSGRDLIMLFGGLFLLFKATLELHERLEGRVHTSNGKRVYAAFWPVVAQIVVLDAVFSLDAVITAVGMVDQLEVMMIAVIFSIGLMMVASKPLTRFVNEHPTVIMLCLGFLLMIGFNLTAEGLGFHIPKGYLYAAIGFSLLIEMANQLVRWKRQKSQRGQRGLRQRTAHAVLRLMGGKVDADEVGEEIADLVGPDDGTDAPFDRRERVMISGVLGLAERPVKAVMIDRQRVHRVDVADSPENIRRALLESPYSRLLVIREGNIDEPLGYVHKKELFSALLQGRELDILPLLREPLSLPDSSTVLGALEQMREASTHLAFVVNEFGGFEGMLSMTDVLEAIAGELPDASEVSGTDIEADAAGYRVDGAVTLSALAERVGFHARPTAEYQTLGGLALKHLGRLPAKGDTLELGGWRLEVTDVSERRIGRVLLTPPA
- a CDS encoding ferredoxin--NADP reductase — its product is MTASEEKFTRQTLVEVQTLTPSLFTLRTTRDSGYRFRAGQFARLGVYKPSGSIVWRAYSMVSAPHDDFLEFFSIVVPGGEFTSELSRLRVGDQLLVDRQAFGFLTIDRFPDGRDLWLLSTGTGLAPFLSILQDFEVWERFETIKLVYSAREEKELAYRDLIASFGAMEHLAEHIHKLQFIPVVTREQVPGCLNARITTLIENGELERAAGLELTPEHSRVMLCGNPQMIEDTRAVLKARGMSLALTRKPGQIAVENYW